In Papaver somniferum cultivar HN1 chromosome 1, ASM357369v1, whole genome shotgun sequence, a genomic segment contains:
- the LOC113356720 gene encoding uncharacterized protein LOC113356720, with amino-acid sequence MWFLHGDFLRMVNESWTLTVHGSPDFIFPYKLKRLKIAMKDWNLRIFGNVNSRLKQDQLRFETTTLISDEDPSNIAKLNAMKDAMKTLCDTRLQQLTMLKQKSRNKWLVEGSSNSNFFHNSIRIRKSSNTISELVDINGTCLKNYEQLRNHVVQFYEDKFNGQDPVIEGDLFDFEHASISVEESNAMDMIPSPEEIKQVVFDLSADSAPGPDGFSGCFYRHCWDIIHDDLTKAIIHCWNAGSIPNGVNHLLSSCWLR; translated from the coding sequence atgtggtttttacatGGGGATTTTCTTCGGATGGTCAATGAGAGTTGGACTTTGACTGTTCATGGTTCTCCTGATTTTATTTTCCCTTATAAATTGAAGCGGCTGAAGATTGCAATGAAGGATTGGAATCTGAGGATTTTTGGTAATGTGAATTCTCGTTTGAAGCAAGACCAACTTCGTTTTGAGACAACAACTCTTATTTCAGATGAGGATCCTAGTAATATTGCTAAACTAAATGCAATGAAGGATGCTATGAAAACTTTATGTGATACTCGTTTGCAACAGTTAACTATGCTCAAGCAAAAGTCTAGGAACAAATGGTTGGTGGAGGGTTCAAGTAATTCCAATTTCTTTCATAATAGTATTAGAATTAGAAAAAGTTCTAATACTATTTCGGAACTTGTTGATATAAATGGAACTTGTTTGAAAAATTATGAGCAGCTTCGTAATCATGTAGTTCAGTTCTATGAAGATAAGTTCAATGGCCAAGATCCGGTGATAGAAGGTGATTTATTTGATTTTGAGCATGCTTCAATTTCTGTTGAGGAGAGCAACGCCATGGATATGATTCCTTCCCCAGAAGAAATTAAGCAAGTTGTTTTTGATCTGAGTGCGGATAGTGCCCCAGGGccggatggtttctctggttgtttctatcGTCATTGTTGGGATATTATTCATGATGATTTAACCAAGGCCATTATTCATTGTTGGAATGCGGGTAGTATTCCAAATGGTGTTAATCATCTTTTATCATCTTGCTGGCTAAGGTAA